The Arachis duranensis cultivar V14167 chromosome 9, aradu.V14167.gnm2.J7QH, whole genome shotgun sequence genomic sequence NNNNNNNNNNNNNNNNNNNNNNNNNNNNNNNNNNNNNNNNNNNNNNNNNNNNNNNNNNNNNNNNNNNNNNNNNNNNNNNNNNNNNNNNNNNNNNNNNNNNNNNNNNNNNNNNNNNNNNNNNNNNNNNNNNNNNNNNNNNNNNNNNNNNNNNNNNNNNNNNNNNNNNNNNNNNNNNNNNNNNNNNNNNNNNNNNNNNNNNNNNNNNNNNNNNNNNNNNNNNNNNNNNNNNNNNNNNNNNNNNNNNNNNNNNNNNNNNNNNNNNNNNNNNNNNNNNNNNNNNNNNNNNNNNNNNNNNNNNNNNNNNNNNNNNNNNNNNNNNNNNNNNNNNNNNNNNNNNNNNNNNNNNNNNNNNNNNNNNNNNNNNNNNNNNNNNNNNNNNNNNNNNNNNNNNNNNNNNNNNNNNNNNNNNNNNNNNNNNNNNNNNNNNNNNNNNNNNNNNNNNNNNNNNNNNNNNNNNNNNNNNNNNNNNNNNNNNNNNNNNNNNNNNNNNNNNNNNNNNNNNNNNNNNNNNNNNNNNNNNNNNNNNNNNNNNNNNNNNNNNNNNNNNNNNNNNNNNNNNNNNNNNNNNNNNNNNNNNNNNNNNNNNNNNNNNNNNNNNNaaataatatttataatttcataattattttaataaatttataatttctaaaatcataaaaaaaattataatttttatattcacaaacattaaaatttttgtaattatagATATTTAATAGACATAATTATCAACCAATTTtttatccaaaacataattatgaatattgtcttcaaagtaaaataaacataatttaaaaattcaattttcatctttaTTCTATTATAAGTTGGATTGGGAGAAATTAtgttttgacaaaaaaaattgtaaaaatattttcttgccAAAAAAACACTAAATCCAACGAAAAACCGGCTTCACTCCGCCCCACCAAATATTCGCAGTTTAAACACTACGAATTAAATAGATTTTGGCTATTTAACGATTTCAATTTTCTAATTCGACCTACTTTTTTTTGGCAGGTTATACCAATTGGCCCAATAAATTTAAATCCATTTGCCACACCTATTAAAAACATAATATTACAACCTTAAAATGaacgaattttttttttaatattacaaTCATAATATTacagtatttaaaaaaaatccaaataaaatgCCATAACTTTTATAAAAGTGTACCTATTATAGTTATAAGAAGAATTGGAACCGACTAGAGCTGGTCAAACTCGACGAAATTGGTCAAAACAAACCGATTCAACGGAATGTAAAAGTGAAAACttttaaattgatgaagatgaaatttgaattcaaagTCTCTTTGTTACTACAAACTCTCTTTATTATTAGATTacgttgttttttattattttaaattattattaaattatataataaaaatatgtaataattttattagatattattttatatttatttatatttaaattaattatatttttattatatataattattNNNNNNNNNNNNNNNNNNNNNNNNNNNNNNNNNNNNNNNNNNNNNNNNNNNNNNNNNNNNNNNNNNNNNNNNNNNNNNNNNNNNNNNNNNNNNNNNNNNNNNNNNNNNNNNNNNNNNNNNNNNNNNNNNNNNNNNNNNNNNNNNNNNNNNNNNNNNNNNNNNNNNNNNNNNNNNNNNNNNNNNNNNNNNNNNNNNNNNNNNNNTCCAAATCAATCGATTCAATTAAACTAAACcaataaactaataaactaataatttgaTCGGTTATTGTcagttaaatttattttctacaaaATAAAACCAATACAAACACACGCTATCCTCTTTAGTCCTTAAGCAGCGTAGGCCCTTAGAATTTACCAAAAAAAGAGACCATTTATATCAAGAATATGACTAACCTGTGGGCCATCCCAAAGCTTTTCAACGTTACTGTATGGCATGGAGAGTTCAACAAGCTTGTTAGGCCAAGAAGTAGTTGATAGAGATTTTAATGGGCATCTATCCCATTGAATGTATCTCAAGTTATTAGGCAACTCCAAGTTTGTTGGAAGACTCAATGTATAATCAACTCTTTTTCTCCCATAATCAATGCTGCTGCTAGCAAAAGCAAGTAACCTTAGCTTTGGCATCTTTCTAAATGCACCGGAGCTAATACATATTTCTGTCCGCTGAGTCATATCCAAGTATATGGTTTCAATCGTAGCGGATCCCTGAAAAATATACACAATAATGTAAGCAAgctaaattttttatacaaaaatatgtACTGTTTTAACTTAGAAAACGTCGGAGTTTCATTCTCTTACTTTATCATTCTCTAATATATCGCAAACTTCATCTGGGTGCCACACTCTACTCCGCTTTCCAGGGTTCTTGAAAGATTCTTCACATACAATTTTGTGACCCATTTCCTGTATCAAGtcatgcatttgtatgcttttatTGGTAGCTATTGATATAAGAGCCTTGTCTAAAAGGTTTCTTATTCCAATATCTGCAAAGAAGCCACACTCATTCAATATTCTTatcactttttctttctcttctcctttaAAAAAGCATGCAATATCTAGAAATATATCCTTCTCTGTATCATCTAATTCATTGAAGCTCAACCTCAACACCTTCTGAATATCTGCATTAGGAATCCTCTTGTTAATGCATTGTCCCATTCCTTTTCAGTTTTGGAATGAAGAAATGATCCCAAAACTTTCAATGCTAAAGGATTTCCTCTGGCATAAGCAAGTGCCCTTTTTGATAGATCCCAGTACCCGTTCTCAGGAGGATGGTTTCTGTTGAAGGCATTCAAGCTAAACAGTTTGAGAGAGTTCTCCTCATTCATTTCCATGACTTCATGGATGTGATCAACTGATCTACTCAGAAAAACATGCTTATCTCTAGTGGTAACAATAACTTTGCTACCAAGTCCAAGATAATCTTGTCCCACTCCAAGCAAATTTTCTAAAAGCTCAGAAGTATTCACATCATCTAGCACAATGAAAACTTTCTTACGCCTCAATCTGCGGATTATAGCAGAAGACACAATCTTTGGAGTGGTAATATGAACATGTTCCTGCAGCAACTCAGAAAGAAGTCTATTGAAAATGTAGTTGAGGCCATGCCTTGAAGATTCTTCTCTTACATTGGCCAAGAAACAACTACCTTCATACTTGGGAGAGAACTCTTGAAAAATGGCAGCCGCAATAGTTGTTTTTCCTATGCCGCCCATGCCCCAAATTCCAATGGTTCGAACTTCCTGTGAGTTGATCAATACAGATATCCTGTGAGTTGATCAAAACAGATTCAATGGATGCATAATTTTGGTCATGTATAAAAGGGCTCCTAAGTTCACTTGTGTATTTCTGATCCAATTTTCGGATAATCATTTGGACTATGCCTTCAATGAGGTCAGATTCAGTCCTGGCATGTGTAATTTTATCCAAAAAAGTTAAAATGTATACACACCaaagaagaagagattgaaCAAATGGCAACAAAACCAATTAATCTAtattctatgatttttttttatgatttttgaagATCTATATTCTAATCTACCAATTCTTGTTGGTAACTATTTCATTTTTAATCTAacaattcttatttatttttgaatttcttaaataaaatttattataaaaattaatcttaaaaatattttatattaatttaaaaaattcagtgttatgtttgttggttcagagactgatactaaaatttctttttctgtctccaaaatttcagtatttcagtacctccaaaaagtgggAGCCACTCATATAAAGACgtttaaaacgtctttttttaaagtgtttttcaataattaaaatttagcacatataatcgattaaatcgtgttatttttgtcaaaattaggttagacaaattgatttgaccaaaaaaatggtgaatcaaatcttaaactgtctatattaatattatttttttatagaaaataactacaataccctattatagaaaataactaaaatacttctattatatatattaattttgagaatcttaaattttagtcctttatttttctatggtagggttaggatttagaatttttaaaattaatatatataagagtattttaatcattctctataataagggtattgtaatcattttttataaaaaaataatattaatttagaccaattcaagatttgattcaccatttttttggttaaatcaatttgtctagcctaattttgacaaaaataacatgatttaattgattatatgtattaaattttaattactgaaaaacatatttaaaaaaagacgttttagaaGTCTTTATCTGAGTGGCTCTCCCAAAAAGTAAGGACACAGggaactaaaatttttagagatagatattgaaactttaataacattttatacatACCTAATATATCCTCAttccaattaattaatttcaattttaccttttgtgcaaattaaattagagttttattcttgtttcaatttttttctttcactttgtaccaaacagaatacggagatttatttcaatctctgtctcttagtcttTGTCTCTCAGTCTCAATCTTTTCGTCTCTATCTTTTCACCAAAACGCTACCTTAGAGATAAAAACAGAAGTTGTGCATATCAAGTAGtatatatctattatattatatatatttaattttacaaccaaaatatgCCACATGTTACTTTCTATTGCAATTGGAATCAAATTTTTTCCTTCAAAATTAAGGAATTTTTCTCTCCtccttattaattttacaaccaaaatgtgcCATATGTCACTCTCTTATTGTAATTgatattaaatcttttcctctaaaattaaagaattctttCCTCAtccttactaattttacaaacaaaatatatcacatgTCACTCTTTTGTTgcaatcaaaatcaaatctttccctcaaaaattaaagagttatCTCCTCCTCCCTCttcctttctctatttttctcatTCCTTCGACCactctatctattttatatatcattatcaatatcaattactaattactaattactaatttgacaatcaaaatatacaacatgacattctttaattgtattaaaattaaaattaaaatattaattaaaattaaaattgaaatatacctatattatgtatcatatgttactatctaatttaataatcaaatatgtcatatgacactctcttattaaaattgaaagaaaaatatttttttcaaaattaataaactcctttcctaaattctctcatctacttctttccatttttctatttctctctaccatttttaatttatatataatttataatttatattagtaatttaacaaatcaaaatatgttattcgatattttttacaattaaaatattttttcaaaaattaacaaactctcaCTTTCACTCTCATTtttcatctttatctttctctctcttttctcccattcactattttttctacttttctgttttacagaaaataaaataatataactcaaataaaaaataNNNNNNNNNNNNNNNNNNNNNNNNNNNNNNNNNNNNNNNNNNNNNNNNNNNNNNNNNNNNNNNNNNNNNNNNNNNNNNNNNNNNNNNNNNNNNNNNNNNNNNNNNNNNNNNNNNNNNNNNNNNNNNNNNNNNNNNNNNNNNNNNNNNNNNNNNNNNNNNNNNNNNNNNNNNNNNNNNNNNNNNNNNNNNNNNNNNNNNNNNNNNNNNNNNNNNNNNNNNNNNNNNNNNNNNNNNNNNNNNNNNNNNNNNNNNNNNNNNNNNNNNNNNNNNNNNNNNNNNNNNNNNNNNNNNNNNNNNNNNNNNNNNNNNNNNNNNNNNNNNNNNNNNNNNNNNNATCAGAATAAAATTtaccataattttaaaaaatttatatttttctaacgTTATTACCTATAAAAGTACTAGTTTTATATTTGCTGTGCATGTGCGGCGTGCTTAAGTTTATGACAACGCTAATTAAAAACATTATAGGCCATGTGTAGAGGACAGGCAGGGTtggacaaaaatattattataactcTATTTTAATGGTGGGAATAATACATGGAACTTCTTGATCTTAATTATTAAAGAATATATAATTAGGTAAATTCTATCCGATTCTTCTTAAAATAacatgtaatttattttctattatatgTTAATTTCTAATTAGATGTTATTTTAATCGATAACTATTTCTGTAATGACTTCACTCCTCTTCATTGTTTCATCATCGTCGCATCTTTCAAGTATCACCGTTTTATCAAGTATCCTGTTCTTTCTGTCATGCTGTCGTCGTCTTCCAAAGCATCACTGCCGCCGTCGACACAAGCAACGCTGCTGTCTTTGCGGTAAAAAACAATATTAACACTATTATTGTTCCAATTTTACTTCTTCAAAATTGTGCATCATTACTTAGATCAAAGTGTTTCAATTCTCTCCGTTAGAATCAAAGaattttatattgattttaGAAAAAAGCATATACTTCATccttgttattttaatattttataatgatGCTCTATGATAGTTGAATGATAGATATTTATGagtcattatatataattgaattGTAGCATCGATCATAGTTATCAGAACGATAGacatgaaataaaatttttgttaaatgcggagaaaatgcagaaacagtgtgagagagaaagagatcgCGAGGATAGCGGCGCTGCTTGTATCGACGGCGGCAGTGATATTTTGGAGGATGGTAACGGCATGACAGAGTAAATGAGACACCCGATGAAACAGTAATGTTTGAAAAACGCGACAATAATGAAGAAATGAGAACAAATGAAAGTCATTACAGAAAAAGAGTATTatcaactaaaataatatctaattaaaaattaacacataataaaagataagttatatgttattttaaaaagagttaaataaaattcaccatataattatatattattgatgTTTAAATTTGTGCTCGACCCTACATAGCCCCTTACCAATGCAACAAGTACCTTTTGTTTGGTGTGTTAGTAAGTAGCTTGTTAAAATATGCATGTAGATAATAATTATAAAGAGATGAATGCTATGGTATTTAAAATGCGGtgtctatttattaaaaaaagttaaaaattattatttaatttaaaaaatatacaaataaataatttttaaaaaattaaaatttattacaaaaaataaatttgataaaatttaagCAAAAGTTCAATAGACCCATAGAATTAGCCTTATAAAGATGGAATATGTTGGCATATAAAGACTGgacattaattttattagaatatatttaaaatattatatattatataatatcttaAATATATCAAATGCTATTGCTATTATGTTATCAACCAGCATATATAACGAAGAGTGTTAATTTATAAATCAGAATATAATTCAANNNNNNNNNNNNNNNNNNNNNNNNNNNNNNNNNNNNNNNNNNNNNNNNNNNNNCGTtagacataaattaaaataaagaagagTGTTAGAAAAttaatagattttttaatttgtaatcattaattaattattattaatatttttaacggtataaaattatatttaatagtataaaattatttatttttttatttattaaatattggtcaaattttaataaaaataatggtCTCTATACTTTCGCTGATAATAGAAAAGCTCCCTAATAACAAAAGCACCCAAATTAATAATTACAGTGAATTTATTTTACCTACTATGGTGATGATTATATTCGAAGCCGGAGATATTGGCTGCTTGGAAGAGTGCCTTCCTCCACTGGCGCACAAGGCGATTATCCAAATTTCTGTCATACTCTGCGAACACACTGTAGTAGCTTCCCGTCTGCTTCCGAACATGCGTGGGTTCAATCCTGTAGAACACAGGAATAATATGGTGGTGTCCCTTTTCCACCATGTTTGTGAGTTCTATGATCTCAGCAAGTTCCCGCAAGCACCACTTTGAAGACGCATAGTGTTCTGAGAAGATGATCAGATACACCGAAGACTCTCTTATAGCTTGCACGAGTTCTTCCCAGATCTCACCACCTTTCTCAATTCTGTAATCTATGAATGTTTCGATTTGGTTTCTGCACAGAGCGTAGTGAAGGTGGCTAGTGAAGCCGTTACGAGTGTCTTTACCGTTGAAGCTGATAAAAACATCGTACTTCGTGAGAGGTGGAGGTGGAGGTGTAGGAGCAGAATAAACATCAGAAAAGgccatttttgtttttgttttcgtCTTGGTTTTTGTTTGTGTCTGGTTCGGTGCGGTTTGGTTGTTGTAGTAGCAGAAACCCTCTTGGTTTCATGTGTATATATAATACATGATATGGTTTGGCGCCTTAATGAAGTGATGGCCATGCATAAACTTACTAAGTTGAACACTATATTGTCGTTAATTAACAACTACAAATTtgcattattaataattaagaacTAATCGAGGGtcattaaaatttatcattttttactatcacttttagttattaatctaaaaaaaatgcTAAAAGATTATCAGTTAGTGATAgattaatgtttaaaaatatgaaataaattatgTTGTTGGATTACTAACTAttgattaaaattaataaattctgataattatctattatatctctcattaattaaatattttatctaatCCCATATACAAATATGAATTGGAAATAAATTAAGTATTATGTCTTGGAATATGCTATagttaagagaaaaaaatataaagagattttttttttgataaataattagaTACCTATCTAAGAGAATGtgtgatttatttttattaattttttaaagttgattatatatttttcttcatt encodes the following:
- the LOC107464290 gene encoding disease resistance protein RPV1-like, with translation MAFSDVYSAPTPPPPPLTKYDVFISFNGKDTRNGFTSHLHYALCRNQIETFIDYRIEKGGEIWEELVQAIRESSVYLIIFSEHYASSKWCLRELAEIIELTNMVEKGHHHIIPVFYRIEPTHVRKQTGSYYSVFAEYDRNLDNRLVRQWRKALFQAANISGFEYNHHHNSSVACVDGGSDALEDDDSMTERTGYLIKRISVLINSQEVRTIGIWGMGGIGKTTIAAAIFQEFSPKYEGSCFLANVREESSRHGLNYIFNRLLSELLQEHVHITTPKIVSSAIIRRLRRKKVFIVLDDVNTSELLENLLGVGQDYLGLGSKVIVTTRDKHVFLSRSVDHIHEVMEMNEENSLKLFSLNAFNRNHPPENGYWDLSKRALAYARGNPLALKVLGSFLHSKTEKEWDNALTRGFLMQIFRRYIGIRNLLDKALISIATNKSIQMHDLIQEMGHKIVCEESFKNPGKRSRVWHPDEVCDILENDKGSATIETIYLDMTQRTEICISSGAFRKMPKLRLLAFASSSIDYGRKRVDYTLSLPTNLELPNNLRYIQWDRCPLKSLSTTSWPNKLVELSMPYSNVEKLWDGPQQHALQRLLYPYILSLPSLEEVFLSGSKRMIECPDFSGAPNLKTIWLNQCESLPHVHPSIFSLPKLDYLAVYGCKKLKSLSSNNCPLSLRSVVAYNCPNLEEFSIPISKNQSNIHVHLRSTALKQLPSSIVHLQDLTNFSFPISDLLMALPEKFTNQIMLSDPNNKEYDSVATLRRILPSPMFHYLKELKFDGCQSLIELPDNISLLSSLLVIRLHNTNIMTFPENIKTLPRLKIVLLCHCERLQYVPALPPSVHHFKAWDCKSLRTVSSSTSELKRQHGTTFIFVNCLKLDEESCNTILEDAIVRMDTRAKTQQLSPRLEENRNEECTVVDDDDGFLSEDNANVGKVCYFLPSRGSKLGGLFHRGSSQNSISIQLPQGSNFFGFIFYLVVPPIQPCNTGGDLDIRFGFECYLETSWGQRTHIANNGNNQRKKGH